From a region of the Xanthomonas rydalmerensis genome:
- the cydB gene encoding cytochrome d ubiquinol oxidase subunit II yields MDFIALDYTTLRVIWWLLLGILLIGFAVMDGFDLGVGALLPFVAKNDAERRLVVNTIGPVWEGNQVWLVLGGGAIFAAWPPLYAVSFSGFYLAMFVILFALILRPVGFKFRGKLPSQRWRNSWDWALFVGGFIPALIMGVAVGNVVLGVPFHFDDTLRVFYTGSFFGLLMPFALLAGLLSVSMLVAHGAAMLVLKTDGPVAERAARYGSVAALVACALFAGAGVWVATGLPGYAVTSQVVTDGATNPLLKTAVLGEVGGWMHNYQTMPLTALAPAAGLLGLLLSAVLLRKRRGGLAFIASGAAIAGIILTVGFALFPFLLPSSSQPGSSLTVWDASSSHLTLWIMLLATVVFLPIILGYTTWVYRVLKGKVTAASLDDNPNAY; encoded by the coding sequence ATGGACTTCATTGCATTGGACTACACCACGCTGCGCGTGATCTGGTGGCTGCTGCTGGGCATCCTGCTGATCGGCTTCGCGGTGATGGACGGATTCGACCTGGGCGTCGGCGCGCTGCTGCCGTTCGTGGCGAAGAACGACGCCGAACGCCGGCTGGTGGTCAACACCATCGGCCCGGTCTGGGAAGGCAACCAGGTCTGGCTGGTGCTCGGCGGCGGCGCCATCTTCGCCGCCTGGCCGCCGCTGTATGCGGTCAGCTTCTCCGGCTTCTACCTGGCCATGTTCGTGATCCTGTTCGCGCTGATCCTGCGCCCGGTCGGGTTCAAGTTCCGCGGCAAGCTGCCCAGCCAGCGCTGGCGCAACAGTTGGGACTGGGCGCTGTTCGTCGGCGGCTTCATCCCGGCGCTGATCATGGGCGTGGCGGTGGGCAACGTCGTGCTCGGCGTGCCGTTCCACTTCGACGACACCCTGCGGGTGTTCTACACCGGCAGCTTCTTCGGGCTGCTGATGCCGTTCGCCCTGCTGGCCGGCCTGCTCAGCGTGAGCATGCTGGTGGCGCACGGCGCGGCGATGCTGGTGCTGAAGACCGACGGCCCGGTGGCCGAGCGCGCGGCGCGCTACGGCAGCGTCGCCGCACTGGTGGCCTGTGCGCTGTTCGCCGGCGCCGGAGTGTGGGTGGCCACCGGCCTGCCCGGCTACGCGGTCACCTCGCAGGTGGTCACCGACGGCGCCACCAACCCGCTACTGAAGACCGCCGTGCTCGGCGAGGTCGGCGGCTGGATGCACAACTACCAGACCATGCCGCTGACCGCCCTGGCCCCGGCCGCCGGCCTGCTCGGCCTACTGCTCAGCGCGGTGCTGCTGCGCAAGCGCCGCGGCGGCCTGGCCTTCATCGCCTCCGGTGCGGCCATCGCCGGCATCATCCTGACCGTGGGCTTTGCGCTCTTCCCGTTCCTGCTGCCGTCCTCCAGCCAGCCGGGCTCCAGCCTGACCGTGTGGGACGCCTCCAGCAGCCACCTGACCCTGTGGATCATGCTGCTGGCCACCGTGGTGTTCCTGCCGATCATCCTCGGCTACACCACCTGGGTGTACCGCGTGCTGAAGGGCAAGGTCACCGCCGCCTCGCTGGACGACAACCCCAACGCGTACTGA
- the cydX gene encoding cytochrome bd-I oxidase subunit CydX, with protein sequence MWYFAWILGVGLASTAAILNGMWFEARERNAVDAADATD encoded by the coding sequence ATGTGGTATTTCGCCTGGATTCTCGGTGTCGGCCTGGCCTCCACCGCCGCCATCCTCAACGGCATGTGGTTCGAGGCGCGCGAGCGCAACGCGGTGGATGCCGCCGACGCGACGGACTGA
- a CDS encoding cyclophilin-like fold protein, protein MRPRLDTGHAMRVSLPSARRGGRRSWQRLLRWLVLLAGLPIAAAGAAGLHTAVAPRAAAAPSIVPEYARMWMTVGDRRFVITLADNAAARAFAAQLPLALDMDELNGNEKHAELPQPLPAAPHRPGTIRPGDLMLYRTQTLVVFYARFASAYSYTRLGWVDDPAGLAQALGRRRVRVAFSRD, encoded by the coding sequence ATGAGGCCGCGACTGGACACCGGCCACGCCATGCGCGTATCGCTGCCGTCCGCCCGCCGTGGTGGCCGCCGCTCGTGGCAGCGGTTGTTGCGCTGGCTGGTCCTGCTGGCCGGCTTGCCGATTGCCGCCGCCGGCGCGGCCGGCTTGCATACCGCGGTGGCGCCGCGCGCCGCCGCGGCGCCATCCATCGTTCCGGAGTACGCACGCATGTGGATGACCGTCGGCGATCGTCGTTTCGTCATCACCCTGGCCGACAACGCCGCCGCCCGCGCGTTCGCCGCGCAGCTGCCGCTCGCGCTGGACATGGACGAACTCAATGGCAACGAGAAACACGCCGAGCTGCCGCAGCCGCTGCCGGCGGCGCCGCATCGGCCGGGCACGATCCGGCCCGGCGATCTGATGCTCTACCGCACGCAGACCCTGGTCGTGTTCTATGCGCGCTTCGCGTCCGCCTATTCCTACACCCGGCTCGGGTGGGTGGACGACCCGGCCGGGCTGGCCCAGGCACTGGGCAGGCGTCGGGTCCGGGTCGCGTTCTCCAGGGACTAG
- a CDS encoding MFS transporter, which translates to MSAALPAEAGRGQAAAAPQRAHWGGVYAMTLCVFALIASEFMPVSLLTPMAADLHVSQGLVGYGIAISGALAVLTSVSIPALAGAIDRKRLLLALTGLMAVSGAVVALAPNYAAYMAGRALIGVVIGGFWSLSAATAMRLVPPAQVPRALAIFNGGNALATVIAAPLGSYLGGVIGWRGAFLCLVPVAVLAFAWQWASLPAMSAARAAGAGNVFGLLRQRAVALGMAACAAFFMGQFALFTYVRPFLETVTLAKVPVLSWLLLGIGVAGLLGTLLVGAALQRSLYRTLIAIPLLMAAVALALIPFGTRVAAVAVLLALWGLLATAAPVGWWSWIARAMPGSAEAGGGLMVAVIQLAIALGSTVGGMLFDRHGYAATFVASAALLLFAAVLTGLASRASAARPAPSA; encoded by the coding sequence GTGAGCGCGGCGCTGCCGGCGGAAGCGGGGCGCGGGCAGGCCGCCGCCGCCCCACAGCGCGCCCATTGGGGCGGCGTGTACGCGATGACGCTGTGCGTGTTCGCGCTGATCGCGTCGGAGTTCATGCCGGTCAGCCTGCTGACCCCGATGGCCGCCGACCTGCACGTCAGCCAGGGGTTGGTCGGCTACGGCATCGCCATCTCCGGTGCGCTCGCGGTGCTCACCAGTGTGTCCATTCCCGCCCTGGCCGGGGCCATCGACCGCAAGCGCCTGTTGCTGGCGCTGACCGGGCTGATGGCGGTGTCCGGCGCGGTGGTCGCGTTGGCCCCGAACTATGCGGCCTACATGGCCGGGCGCGCGCTCATCGGCGTGGTGATCGGCGGCTTCTGGTCGTTGTCGGCCGCGACCGCGATGCGCCTGGTGCCGCCGGCCCAGGTGCCCCGCGCCCTGGCCATCTTCAATGGCGGTAACGCCCTGGCCACGGTGATCGCCGCGCCGCTCGGCAGCTACCTGGGCGGGGTGATCGGCTGGCGCGGCGCGTTCCTGTGCCTGGTGCCGGTGGCCGTGCTGGCGTTCGCCTGGCAGTGGGCCAGCCTGCCGGCCATGAGCGCAGCGCGCGCGGCAGGGGCCGGCAACGTGTTCGGCCTGCTCCGGCAGCGCGCGGTCGCGTTGGGTATGGCGGCCTGCGCCGCCTTCTTCATGGGCCAGTTCGCGTTGTTCACCTACGTGCGCCCGTTCCTGGAAACGGTGACGCTGGCCAAGGTGCCGGTGTTGTCGTGGCTCCTGCTGGGGATCGGCGTGGCCGGTCTGCTCGGCACCCTGCTGGTCGGCGCCGCGCTGCAGCGCAGCCTGTATCGCACCCTGATCGCGATTCCGCTGCTGATGGCGGCGGTCGCCCTGGCCCTGATTCCGTTCGGTACGCGTGTCGCCGCCGTGGCGGTCTTGCTGGCACTGTGGGGATTGCTGGCGACCGCCGCGCCGGTGGGCTGGTGGAGTTGGATCGCGCGCGCGATGCCCGGGAGCGCCGAGGCCGGTGGCGGCCTGATGGTGGCGGTGATCCAATTGGCCATCGCGCTGGGCTCGACCGTCGGCGGCATGCTGTTCGATCGCCACGGCTATGCGGCGACCTTCGTGGCGAGCGCGGCGCTGCTGCTGTTCGCGGCGGTGTTGACCGGGCTGGCATCGCGTGCGTCCGCCGCTCGACCGGCGCCATCGGCGTAG
- a CDS encoding alpha/beta hydrolase, with protein sequence MQRLLLILALAAGTSPAMGQDMANGANNFYKSDAVATEKVSFRNQYRMTIVGNLFLPRQRKAGVRYPAIVVGHPMGAVKEQSSNLYAQKLAEQGFVTLAIDQSFWGESEGQPRNAVAPDLYAEAFSAAVDYLGSRAFVDRERIGVLGICGSGSFVISAAKIDPRMKAIATVSMYDMGAANRDGLNHAQTVEQRKQIIAAAARQRDVEFGGGKTEYTGGTVHVLDAQTPPIQREFYDFYRTARGQFTPAGSSPALTTHPTLSSNVKFMNFYPFNDIATIAPRPMLFIAGDQAHSKEFSEEAFRLAGQPKELYWVKGAGHVDLYDRTDLIPFDKLASFFRQTLGAP encoded by the coding sequence ATGCAACGACTGCTGCTGATCCTGGCCCTGGCGGCCGGCACCTCACCTGCGATGGGACAGGACATGGCCAATGGCGCGAACAACTTCTACAAGAGCGACGCCGTCGCCACGGAAAAGGTTTCCTTCCGCAACCAGTACCGAATGACGATCGTGGGCAACCTGTTCCTGCCCAGGCAGCGCAAGGCCGGTGTCCGCTATCCGGCCATCGTGGTCGGGCACCCGATGGGCGCGGTGAAGGAGCAGAGCTCTAACCTGTATGCGCAGAAGCTGGCCGAACAGGGCTTCGTCACCCTGGCGATCGACCAGTCGTTCTGGGGCGAGAGCGAGGGCCAGCCGCGCAATGCGGTGGCGCCGGATCTGTATGCCGAGGCGTTCAGCGCGGCGGTGGACTACCTGGGCAGCCGGGCGTTCGTGGACCGCGAGCGCATCGGCGTGCTCGGCATCTGCGGCAGCGGCAGCTTCGTCATCAGTGCGGCCAAGATCGACCCGCGCATGAAGGCCATCGCCACCGTGAGCATGTACGACATGGGGGCGGCCAACCGCGATGGGCTCAACCACGCGCAGACCGTCGAGCAGCGCAAACAGATCATCGCGGCCGCGGCGCGGCAGCGCGACGTGGAATTCGGCGGCGGCAAGACCGAGTACACCGGCGGCACGGTGCACGTGCTCGATGCGCAGACCCCGCCCATCCAGCGCGAGTTCTACGACTTCTACCGCACCGCGCGCGGCCAGTTCACCCCGGCCGGTTCCTCGCCCGCGCTCACCACGCACCCGACCTTGAGCAGCAACGTCAAGTTCATGAACTTCTATCCGTTCAACGACATCGCGACCATCGCACCGCGGCCGATGCTGTTCATCGCCGGCGACCAGGCGCACTCGAAGGAATTCAGCGAAGAGGCCTTCCGCCTGGCGGGCCAGCCGAAGGAGTTGTACTGGGTGAAGGGCGCTGGCCACGTGGACCTGTACGACCGGACCGACCTGATCCCATTCGACAAGCTGGCCTCGTTCTTCCGGCAAACCCTGGGGGCGCCATGA
- a CDS encoding NAD(P)-dependent alcohol dehydrogenase, protein MFVNAYGAHAGDQPLEPMRIVRRTLGPHDVRIDIAYCGICHSDLHQARGEWAGTRFPCVPGHEIVGRVAAVGAHVAGMRPGDLVGVGCIVDSCRHCAECEGGLENYCDGMVGTYNFPSADAPGHTLGGYSQQIVVHQRYVLRISHPAGQLAAVAPLLCAGITTYSPLRHWGAGPGKTVGVVGIGGLGHVGVKLAHAMGARVVAFTTAEAKREAALALGADAVVVSRNAQEMAAHAGSIDLIVDTVAAAHDLDAFLGLLKRDGAMVLVGAPASPHPSPAVFSLIMRRRTLAGSMIGGIAETQEMLDFCAEHGIVADIELIRAEQINAAYERMLQGDVKYRFVIDNATLAA, encoded by the coding sequence ATGTTCGTCAACGCCTATGGCGCCCACGCCGGCGACCAGCCCCTCGAACCCATGCGGATCGTGCGCCGCACGCTCGGCCCGCACGACGTGCGCATCGACATCGCCTACTGCGGCATCTGCCATTCCGACCTGCACCAGGCCCGCGGCGAATGGGCCGGTACGCGCTTCCCGTGCGTGCCGGGACACGAGATCGTGGGCCGCGTCGCGGCGGTCGGTGCGCATGTCGCCGGCATGCGTCCGGGCGACCTGGTCGGCGTCGGCTGCATCGTGGACAGCTGCAGGCACTGCGCGGAGTGCGAAGGCGGACTGGAGAACTACTGCGACGGCATGGTCGGCACCTACAACTTCCCGAGCGCCGATGCGCCCGGCCACACCCTCGGCGGCTATTCGCAGCAGATCGTGGTCCACCAGCGCTACGTGCTGAGAATCAGCCACCCGGCAGGGCAACTGGCGGCGGTGGCGCCGCTGCTGTGCGCGGGCATCACCACCTATTCGCCGCTGCGCCACTGGGGCGCAGGTCCCGGCAAGACGGTGGGCGTCGTCGGCATCGGCGGGCTCGGCCACGTCGGCGTGAAACTGGCCCATGCGATGGGCGCGCGCGTCGTCGCGTTCACCACCGCCGAGGCCAAGCGCGAGGCTGCCCTGGCACTGGGCGCCGACGCGGTGGTGGTGTCGCGCAACGCGCAGGAAATGGCGGCGCATGCCGGGAGCATCGACCTGATCGTGGACACGGTCGCCGCGGCGCACGACCTGGACGCGTTCCTGGGCCTGCTCAAGCGCGACGGCGCAATGGTGCTGGTCGGTGCGCCGGCCAGCCCGCATCCGTCGCCGGCGGTGTTCAGCCTGATCATGCGGCGTCGCACCCTGGCCGGCTCGATGATCGGCGGCATTGCCGAGACCCAGGAGATGCTGGATTTCTGCGCCGAGCACGGCATCGTCGCCGACATCGAGTTGATCCGCGCCGAGCAGATCAACGCCGCCTACGAACGGATGCTGCAAGGCGACGTGAAATACCGATTCGTCATCGACAACGCCACCTTGGCCGCCTGA
- a CDS encoding LysR family transcriptional regulator: MARRNLNDLLAFVTVAREGSFTRAGAALGVTQSALSQAIKALETRLQIRLLTRTTRSVSPTAAGQRLLQAIGNRFDEIESELDALTALRDKPAGVVRITSGDHILHTTLLPKLIPVLQRYPDVQIEFDVSYGFRDIVADRFDAGVRLGESVDKDMIAMPIGPPLRMAAAAAPAYFQQRPLPKVPGDLTQHRCINIRFPTHGGLYVWEFERRNRQVNVRVEGQVTFSTSPPIVRAALDGLGIAFLPEQEFAPHLEDGRLVRVLEDWCPPFSGYHLYYPSRRQHSPAFSLVLDALRL; encoded by the coding sequence ATGGCACGACGCAATCTCAACGACCTGCTGGCCTTCGTCACCGTCGCCCGCGAAGGCAGCTTCACCCGCGCCGGCGCCGCGTTGGGGGTCACCCAGTCGGCGCTCAGCCAGGCGATCAAGGCGCTGGAAACGCGGCTGCAGATCCGCCTGCTCACCCGCACCACGCGCAGCGTTTCGCCCACTGCGGCGGGCCAGCGTCTGTTGCAGGCTATCGGCAACCGCTTCGACGAGATCGAGTCGGAACTGGACGCGCTGACCGCGCTGCGCGACAAGCCCGCCGGCGTGGTCCGCATCACCAGCGGCGACCACATCCTGCACACCACCCTGCTGCCCAAGCTGATCCCGGTGCTGCAGCGCTATCCGGACGTGCAGATCGAGTTCGACGTCAGCTACGGTTTCCGCGACATTGTCGCCGACCGTTTCGACGCGGGCGTGCGCCTGGGCGAGAGCGTGGACAAGGACATGATCGCGATGCCGATCGGCCCGCCGCTGCGCATGGCCGCCGCGGCGGCGCCGGCCTACTTCCAGCAGCGCCCGCTGCCCAAGGTGCCGGGCGACCTGACCCAACACCGCTGCATCAACATCCGCTTCCCCACCCATGGCGGCCTGTACGTGTGGGAGTTCGAGCGGCGCAACCGGCAGGTGAACGTGCGGGTCGAAGGCCAGGTGACGTTCAGCACCTCGCCGCCGATCGTGCGCGCCGCGCTCGACGGACTCGGCATCGCGTTCCTGCCCGAGCAGGAATTCGCGCCCCATCTCGAGGACGGTCGCCTGGTGCGGGTGCTGGAGGACTGGTGCCCGCCATTCTCCGGCTACCATCTCTACTACCCCAGCCGCCGCCAGCACTCGCCGGCGTTCTCGCTGGTGCTCGACGCACTGCGCCTTTGA
- a CDS encoding CocE/NonD family hydrolase — translation MRRLAPCLLAAAVALATAGTALAQTAPMTPDITGKPFVAPTAANDYVKREVMIPMRDGVKLHTVIVLPKDAHGAPILLTRTPYDASGRASRLASPHMRDLLPQGDEVFVDGGYIRVFQDIRGKYGSEGDYVVTRPLRGPLNPTKVDHATDAWDTIDWLVKHVPESNGKVGMIGSSYEGFTVVMALADPHPALKVAAPESPMIDGWMGDDWLNYGAFRQVNLDYFTGQMTKRGKGEGIPRHGYDDYSNFLRAGSAGDYAKAAGLEQLPWWRKLTEHPAYDAFWQEQALDKVMARTPLKVPTMWLQGLWDQEDMWGAIHSYEAMEPRDTGNDRNYLVMGPWRHSQVNYEGASLGALQFDGDTALQFRRDVLKPFFDQYLVDGAPKADTPPVLIYDTGANHWDRLQRWPLSCAQGCPAQSKPLYLEAGGRVSFEAPKAGQGDYTEYVSDPAKPVPFVPRPVVFGDRDMWTTWLVHDQRFVDGRPDVLTFVSEPLQAPLRIAGAPQVHLQASTSGSDSDWVVKLIDVYPDQMASEPKLGGYELPVSLAIFRGRYRESFEHPAPLTPNQPLAYRFGLPTANHTFERGHRIMVQVQSTLFPLYDRNPQTYVPNIYFAKPGDYQKATQRIWHTPQQASYIELPVR, via the coding sequence ATGCGCCGCCTCGCTCCCTGCCTGCTCGCCGCTGCCGTCGCTCTCGCCACCGCTGGCACCGCGTTGGCCCAGACCGCGCCGATGACGCCGGACATCACCGGCAAGCCGTTCGTCGCACCGACCGCGGCCAACGACTACGTCAAGCGCGAGGTGATGATTCCGATGCGCGACGGGGTCAAGCTGCACACGGTGATCGTGCTGCCCAAGGACGCGCACGGCGCGCCGATCCTGCTGACCCGCACGCCTTACGACGCCAGCGGCCGCGCCAGCCGGCTGGCCTCGCCGCACATGCGCGACCTGTTGCCGCAGGGCGACGAAGTGTTCGTCGACGGCGGCTACATCCGCGTGTTCCAGGACATCCGCGGCAAGTACGGCTCGGAGGGCGACTACGTGGTGACGCGGCCGCTGCGCGGGCCGCTCAACCCGACCAAGGTCGACCACGCCACCGACGCCTGGGACACCATCGACTGGCTGGTCAAGCACGTGCCCGAATCCAACGGCAAGGTCGGCATGATCGGCTCGTCCTACGAGGGCTTCACCGTGGTGATGGCGCTGGCCGATCCGCATCCGGCGCTGAAGGTGGCCGCGCCGGAAAGCCCGATGATCGACGGCTGGATGGGCGACGACTGGCTCAACTACGGCGCCTTCCGCCAGGTCAACCTGGACTACTTCACCGGCCAGATGACCAAGCGTGGCAAAGGCGAGGGCATTCCGCGCCACGGCTACGACGACTACAGCAACTTCCTGCGCGCCGGTTCGGCCGGCGACTACGCCAAGGCCGCCGGCCTGGAGCAGTTGCCGTGGTGGCGCAAGCTCACCGAGCACCCGGCCTACGATGCGTTCTGGCAGGAGCAGGCGCTGGACAAGGTGATGGCGCGCACCCCGCTGAAGGTGCCGACGATGTGGCTGCAGGGGCTGTGGGACCAGGAAGACATGTGGGGCGCGATCCACAGCTACGAGGCGATGGAGCCGCGCGACACCGGCAACGACAGGAACTACCTGGTGATGGGGCCGTGGCGGCACAGCCAGGTCAACTACGAGGGCGCCTCGTTGGGCGCGCTGCAGTTCGACGGCGACACCGCGCTGCAGTTCCGCCGCGACGTGCTCAAGCCGTTCTTCGACCAGTACCTGGTCGACGGCGCGCCCAAGGCCGACACGCCGCCGGTGCTGATCTACGACACCGGCGCCAACCACTGGGACCGCCTGCAGCGCTGGCCGCTGAGCTGCGCGCAGGGCTGCCCGGCGCAGAGCAAGCCGCTGTACCTGGAGGCCGGCGGCCGCGTTTCGTTCGAAGCGCCCAAGGCCGGGCAGGGAGACTACACCGAGTACGTCTCCGACCCGGCCAAGCCGGTGCCGTTCGTGCCGCGCCCGGTGGTGTTCGGCGACCGCGACATGTGGACCACCTGGCTGGTGCACGACCAGCGCTTCGTCGACGGCCGCCCGGACGTGCTGACCTTCGTCAGCGAACCGCTGCAGGCGCCGCTGCGCATCGCCGGCGCGCCGCAGGTGCACCTGCAGGCCTCCACCAGCGGCAGCGACAGCGACTGGGTGGTGAAGCTGATCGACGTGTATCCGGACCAGATGGCGTCCGAGCCGAAGCTGGGCGGCTACGAGCTGCCGGTGTCGCTGGCGATCTTCCGCGGCCGCTACCGCGAAAGCTTCGAGCATCCGGCGCCGCTGACCCCGAACCAGCCGCTGGCCTACCGCTTCGGCCTGCCCACCGCCAACCACACCTTCGAGCGCGGCCACCGGATCATGGTGCAGGTGCAGTCCACGCTGTTCCCGCTGTACGACCGCAACCCGCAGACCTACGTGCCCAACATCTACTTCGCCAAGCCGGGCGATTACCAGAAGGCGACGCAGCGGATCTGGCACACGCCGCAGCAGGCCAGCTACATCGAGCTGCCGGTGCGCTGA
- a CDS encoding glutamate-5-semialdehyde dehydrogenase, translating to MTSIRTQALQCRDAAQALAQLSSSAKQALLEAMAAALQADAEAILVANARDLEAARAKDVGSAMLDRLALDRKRLDGIAAALREVAALPDPVGQVTRDDVRPNGIRVQKIRVPLGVVAMIYEARPNVTADAAALCIKAGNGVILRGGSEAIHSNTAIATALRRALREAGIGEAALTLVEDLRRETMLELLQLNDIVDLAIPRGGEGLIRFVAEHARVPVIKHYKGVCHLFVDASADLELAVKLLVDGKTTRPAACNSLETLLVHADVAARFLPLAAQALRQRGVALRGDAAARALLPDIDSASDDDYAAEYLDLILAIAVVPDLDAAIEHIRRYGSDHTEVIATADAANAEAFVQALRAAVVMVNASSRFSDGGELGLGAEIGISTTRLHAYGPMGLEALTVERFVVRGEGQVRH from the coding sequence ATGACCTCCATCCGCACCCAGGCCCTGCAATGCCGCGATGCCGCGCAAGCGCTGGCGCAGTTGTCCTCGTCGGCCAAGCAGGCCTTGCTGGAGGCGATGGCGGCGGCGCTGCAGGCCGATGCGGAGGCGATCCTCGTCGCCAATGCACGGGACCTGGAGGCGGCGCGGGCCAAGGACGTCGGCAGCGCGATGCTCGATCGGCTGGCGCTGGACCGCAAGCGCCTGGACGGCATCGCCGCGGCGTTGCGCGAGGTCGCGGCCTTGCCCGATCCGGTGGGGCAGGTCACCCGCGACGACGTGCGCCCCAACGGCATCCGCGTGCAGAAGATCCGCGTGCCGCTGGGTGTGGTGGCGATGATCTACGAGGCGCGCCCCAACGTCACCGCCGACGCCGCGGCGCTGTGCATCAAGGCCGGCAACGGCGTGATCCTGCGCGGCGGTTCCGAGGCGATCCACTCCAACACCGCCATCGCCACGGCGCTGCGCCGGGCGCTGCGCGAGGCCGGCATCGGCGAGGCCGCGCTGACCCTGGTCGAAGACCTGCGCCGCGAGACCATGCTGGAACTGCTGCAGCTCAACGACATCGTCGACCTGGCGATCCCGCGCGGTGGCGAGGGCCTGATCCGCTTCGTCGCCGAACATGCGCGGGTCCCGGTGATCAAGCACTACAAGGGCGTGTGCCATCTGTTCGTCGATGCCTCCGCGGACCTGGAGCTGGCGGTGAAGCTGCTGGTCGACGGCAAGACCACGCGGCCGGCCGCCTGCAATTCCCTGGAGACGCTGCTGGTGCACGCCGACGTGGCCGCACGCTTCCTGCCGCTGGCGGCGCAGGCGCTGCGCCAGCGCGGTGTCGCCCTGCGCGGCGATGCCGCCGCCCGCGCACTGCTGCCGGACATCGACAGCGCCAGCGACGACGACTACGCCGCCGAATACCTGGACCTGATCCTGGCGATCGCGGTGGTGCCGGACCTGGACGCGGCGATCGAGCACATCCGCCGCTACGGCTCGGACCACACCGAGGTCATCGCCACCGCGGACGCGGCCAACGCCGAAGCCTTCGTGCAGGCGCTGCGCGCGGCGGTGGTGATGGTCAACGCCTCCTCGCGCTTCTCCGACGGCGGCGAACTCGGCCTGGGCGCGGAGATCGGCATTTCCACCACGCGCCTGCACGCCTACGGCCCGATGGGCCTGGAAGCGCTGACCGTGGAGCGCTTCGTGGTGCGGGGCGAAGGCCAGGTCCGGCACTGA
- the proB gene encoding glutamate 5-kinase → MTAPTATAATPFVEQALPPWRRAVLKVGSSLLAADGGGLTPRFALGLAQFVSANLAAGRELVIVSSGAVAAGRAIVPKAAEAGAALAARQALAALGQAQLIALWQRFFERPVAQVLLTHDDLRNRRRYLNARATLGELLRLGALPVVNENDTVSVDELKLGDNDNLAAIVAALVDADALFIATDIDGLYTADPRRDSQAQPLHEVQELSAAVLAMAGGSGSGVGTGGMRTKLEAAAKAGAAGIETYLFNGRSAEVVRGLAQDRLRGTRIHAARTRIAARKYWLRHVPVEPGAILVDAGAAAALLDKGASLLPGGVAGAVGEFRRGDMVEVRLRDAAGERCLARGVSQYAAVDIRRIAGRHSRDIEAILGYNYGENVIHRDDLVVVRESGVGNGESA, encoded by the coding sequence ATGACCGCACCGACCGCCACCGCCGCCACGCCCTTCGTCGAGCAAGCGCTGCCGCCCTGGCGGCGCGCGGTGCTCAAGGTCGGCAGCAGCCTGCTGGCCGCCGACGGCGGCGGCCTCACGCCACGCTTCGCGCTGGGCCTGGCGCAGTTCGTCTCGGCCAACCTGGCGGCCGGGCGTGAACTGGTGATCGTGTCCTCCGGCGCGGTCGCCGCCGGCCGCGCCATCGTGCCCAAGGCCGCCGAAGCCGGCGCGGCGCTGGCTGCGCGGCAGGCGCTGGCCGCGCTCGGCCAGGCGCAGCTGATCGCGCTGTGGCAGCGCTTCTTCGAACGGCCGGTGGCGCAGGTGCTGCTGACCCACGACGACCTGCGCAACCGCCGCCGCTACCTCAACGCACGCGCCACCCTGGGCGAACTGTTGCGGCTGGGCGCACTGCCGGTAGTCAACGAGAACGACACCGTCTCGGTGGACGAACTCAAGCTCGGCGACAACGACAACCTGGCCGCGATCGTCGCCGCCCTGGTCGACGCCGATGCGCTGTTCATCGCCACCGACATCGACGGCCTGTACACCGCCGACCCGCGCCGTGACTCGCAGGCGCAGCCGCTGCACGAGGTGCAGGAACTGAGCGCGGCGGTGCTGGCGATGGCGGGCGGCAGCGGCAGCGGCGTGGGCACCGGCGGCATGCGCACCAAGCTGGAGGCCGCGGCCAAGGCCGGCGCCGCCGGCATCGAGACCTATCTGTTCAACGGCCGCAGCGCCGAGGTGGTGCGCGGCCTGGCCCAGGACCGCCTGCGCGGCACCCGCATCCATGCCGCGCGCACCCGCATCGCCGCGCGCAAGTACTGGCTGCGCCACGTGCCGGTGGAACCGGGCGCGATCCTGGTCGATGCCGGCGCCGCGGCCGCGCTGCTCGACAAGGGCGCCTCGCTGCTGCCGGGTGGCGTGGCCGGCGCCGTGGGCGAGTTCCGCCGCGGCGACATGGTCGAGGTGCGGCTGCGCGACGCGGCCGGCGAGCGCTGCCTGGCGCGCGGCGTCAGCCAGTACGCGGCGGTGGACATCCGCCGCATCGCTGGCCGCCACTCGCGCGACATCGAGGCGATCCTGGGCTACAACTACGGCGAGAACGTGATTCATCGCGACGATCTGGTGGTGGTGCGGGAATCGGGAGTCGGGAATGGGGAATCGGCGTAA
- a CDS encoding YciI family protein produces the protein MTLYLVMAMRKPAFPESVIQPHRDFLAALRERGLLERSGGFGDGSGGAYVLKNVDSLAQAQAIVAEDPLALQAASELTVYAWNAH, from the coding sequence ATGACGTTGTACCTGGTGATGGCGATGCGCAAGCCGGCGTTTCCGGAGTCGGTGATCCAGCCGCATCGCGACTTCCTGGCCGCGCTGCGCGAGCGCGGGCTGCTGGAGCGCAGCGGTGGCTTCGGCGACGGCAGCGGCGGTGCCTATGTGCTCAAGAACGTGGACAGCCTGGCGCAGGCGCAGGCCATCGTCGCCGAGGATCCGCTGGCGCTCCAGGCCGCGTCCGAGCTGACCGTGTACGCCTGGAACGCGCACTGA